One genomic window of Ciona intestinalis chromosome 7, KH, whole genome shotgun sequence includes the following:
- the LOC100181475 gene encoding GPN-loop GTPase 2 encodes MAGINMNKTSFGQLVIGPPGSGKTTFCHGMQQFMKAIGRECCVVNLDPANEFIPYDCDININELVTVEDVMKHMSLGPNGGLLYCMEYLRNNQHWLLEKMNNFPGRYFIFDCPGQVEIYTHHNALKEVIEHLTSKDVGVRLAAVHLVDAHYCAEASKFIAVLLTSLATMLHMGLPHVNVLSKMDIAEEYGKFPFHLEYYTEVLDLNKLLESDGDDPFMRKFQSLNQKLCSVIEDYSLVSFTPLNVQDKESMLNLLKEIDKANGCCFGTIEERNIQKLLSAAVGADFQFFKSGSAHEQYMS; translated from the exons ATGGCTGGaataaacatgaataaaacttCTTTTGGACAGTTGGTTATTGGACCCCCTGGCAGTGGGAAAACCACTTTCTGCCATGGAATGCAACAATTTATGAAAGCTATTGGTAGAGAATGCTGTGTTGTAAACCTTGATCCAGCTAATGAGTTTATACCGTACGATTgtgatataaatattaacgAGTTAGTAACGGTAGAAGATGTAATGAAACATATGTCACTTGGACCAAATGGAGGCTTGTTATACTGCATGGAATATTTAAGAAATAATCAGCACTGGCTCTTGgaaaaaatgaacaattttCCAGGAAG ATACTTCATATTTGACTGCCCTGGTCAAGTAGAAATATACACCCATCATAATGCCCTCAAAGAAGTAATTGAACATCTTACAAGTAAAGATGTTGGTGTAAGGCTTGCTGCAGTTCATCTGGTCGATGCTCACTACTGTGCTGAAGCCAGCAAGTTCATAGCTGTGCTTCTAACCTCACTGGCAACCATGCTACATATGGGCTTACCTCACGTTAATGTCCTGTCGAAAATGGACATAGCAGAAGAATATGGAAA GTTTCCATTTCACTTAGAATATTACACTGAAGTCTTGGATTTAAATAAACTCCTTGAAAGTGATGGGGACGACCCTTTTATGAGAAAATTCCAAAGTTTAAATCA GAAGCTATGCAGTGTCATTGAAGATTACAGTCTTGTATCATTCACTCCACTGAATGTGCAGGACAAAGAGAGCATGCTGAATTTGCTGAAGGAGATTGACAAAGCTAATGGCTGCTGCTTTGGAACCATTGAAGAAAGAAATATCCAGAAACTTCTTTCTGCAGCTGTTGGAGCTGACTTTCAGTTTTTTAAATCAGGTTCAGCTCATGAGCAGTATATGAGCTGA
- the LOC100179144 gene encoding SUN domain-containing ossification factor-like isoform X2 — protein MPLRCFWIFLIGIILILSSSRHRAENIEKKEEETAKDVPISNEEQTENNFKLDKENESETPLDLKIETDKQIDEKNVKHENIPIIPDNTNVKFEKKSEETENENKENPQNTTESVVETSDSENLTKSPENGNIGFEADGSTHVTLNDEKISMEEMKTTTPGVEVEMVNDPKDQEIIDKILNQSVDEPTKEDVNLTKIVDEINNTILNDSHTESKPDVLPTTNDDLTQTVIEPKTTHTVHLNKAVDSEDQETTTTTTTTTTEVKTEEQNEQILEPKSKINKPEKEEETEAVPTADKEDTTTSNDNEVENTDKQEVIVNSNKTTTANAEEKQNEENVKLEVDSIQSFEEWKKKQIQDREEAAVKVTSQSPPRAIRTKKTQVNYASQDCGAKILTQNPEAKHVSAILDENKDMYMLNPCSANIWFVVELCEPIQIRQLQVANLELFSSAPHIFDISISERYPAREWRPLGTFEARNERTVQTFAPPREELMFAKYIKFEMKSHFGKEHFCPLTLIRVLGVSMVEEYEETEDKNNEKSEMGRESGEQKIIKNIHDDDVVNEDGKESGSIEKMFKIMKNAVGTLLGNGGSEQNTTNETNISNETLDEKTNKTEEDDKIDPKWESPVTLVTNKSEVAPPVLRKTPIVTLVETGDGQEVLMEEDFNPHLHSLRFLDKISRDKFTAHLCWFLELIYRVSVMSCIMQPYNNQTSADPSLYAYVLHKKVNQEQQVPPKVTEFKEKSKDFVKIEEVQKAAPLDDAVEPKKIKIFTKNQKI, from the exons ATGCCTTTAAGATGCTTTTGGATTTTTCTAATTGGAATAATTCTGATCCTTAGTTCAAGCAG ACATCGAGCAGAAAACATTGaaaagaaagaagaagaaacagCAAAAGATGTTCCAATCTCTAATGAGGAACAAActgaaaataatttcaaattagATAAAGAAAATGAATCAGAAACCCCATTAGATTTGAAAATAGAGACTGACAAACAAATAGACGAGAAAAATGTCAAACATGAAAATATTCCAATTATTCCAGACAATACCAATGTCAAATTTGAGAAAAAATCAGAAGaaacagaaaatgaaaacaaagaaaacccCCAAAATACAACCGAATCAGTTGTAGAAACTTCTGATTCTGAAAATTTGACAAAATCTCCTGAAAATGGGAACATTGGTTTTGAAGCTGATGGATCTACACATGTTACATTGAATGATGAGAAGATTTCAATGGAAGAGATGAAAACAACAACCCCTGGTGTTGAGGTGGAGATGGTAAATGATCCTAAAGACCAAGAGATAattgataaaattttaaaccag TCAGTTGATGAACCAACCAAGGAAGACGTCAACTTAACTAAGATTGTGGatgaaataaacaacacaatcTTG AATGATTCCCACACTGAGAGTAAACCTGATGTGCTACCCACCACAAATGATGATCTTACACAAACAGTTATTGAACCTAAAACAACGCATActgttcatttaaataaagctGTTGATTCTGAAGACcaagaaacaacaacaacaacaacaacaacaacaacagaa gTTAAAACTGAAGAACAAAATGAACAAATTCTTGAacctaaaagtaaaataaacaaaccagaaaAAGAAG AAGAAACAGAAGCTGTACCTACTGCTGATAAGGAAGACACCACCACCAGTAATGATAATGAAGTTGAAAACACTGATAAACAAGAAGTTATTGttaattcaaataaaacaacaactgctAATG CTGAAGAGAAACAGAATGAGGAAAATGTTAAACTTGAAGTGGATAGTATTCAGTCGTTTGAAGAAtggaagaaaaaacaaatacaagatCGG GAGGAAGCAGCAGTGAAAGTAACGAGTCAAAGTCCTCCTCGAGCGATAAGAACAAAGAAAACACAAGTTAATTACGCATCCCAAGATTGTGGAGCAAAAATTTTAACTCAAAATCCTGAAGCTAAG CATGTATCAGCAATATTAGATGAGAACAAAGACATGTACATGTTAAACCCATGTTCTGCTAACATATGGTTTGTTGTGGAACTATGTGAACCTATTCAG ATCCGACAACTACAAGTTGCCAACCTTGAGTTATTTTCATCTGCCCCCCATATCTTTGATATTTCTATAAGCGAGCGTTACCCTGCTAGAGAATGGCGCCCTCTGGGGACATTTGAGGCAAGAAACGAACGAACTGTTCAAACTTTCGCTCCACCAAGAGAAGAACTTATGTTTGCCAAGTATATTAAG TTTGAGATGAAGAGTCACTTTGGGAAAGAGCATTTCTGTCCTCTCACCCTCATTCGTGTCCTTGGAGTCTCTATGGTGGAGGAGTATGAGGAAACCGAGGATAAAAATAATGAGAAGAGTGAGATGGGGAGGGAGAGTGGGGAGCAAAAA ATCATTAAAAACATCCATGATGACGATGTTGTTAATGAGGATGGTAAAGAAAGTGGATCGATTGAAAAGATGTTTAAGATTATGAAGAATGCAGTCGGTACGTTGCTAGGCAATGGCGGAAGTGAACAGAATACGACAAACGAAACAAA CATTTCCAATGAAACTTTggatgaaaaaacaaacaaaacagaagAAGATGATAAAATTGATCCGAAATGGGAATCCCCCGTTACCTTAGTAACAAAcaa ATCTGAAGTTGCTCCTCCCGTGCTCCGGAAGACACCCATCGTAACATTAGTGGAGACGGGAGATGGACAAGAGGTTTTGATGGAAGAAGATTTCAATCCTCATCTTCATTCGTTAAGGTTTCTCGATAAAATATCTCGGGATAAATTCACGGCTCATCTATGTTGGTTCCTGGAGCTTATATACAG AGTATCAGTGATGTCATGCATCATGCAACCATACAACAACCAGACATCTGCTGATCCTTCTCTTTATGCATATGTGCTGCATAAGAAAGTCAACCAAGAACAGCAAGTTCCACCCAAAGTGACAGaattcaaagaaaaatcaaaagaTTTCGTGAAAATTGAAGAAGTACAAAAGGCTGCACCACTGGATGATGCTGTTGAGcctaaaaagattaaaatttttacgaaaaatcagaaaatttaa
- the LOC100179144 gene encoding SUN domain-containing ossification factor-like isoform X1, which produces MPLRCFWIFLIGIILILSSSRHRAENIEKKEEETAKDVPISNEEQTENNFKLDKENESETPLDLKIETDKQIDEKNVKHENIPIIPDNTNVKFEKKSEETENENKENPQNTTESVVETSDSENLTKSPENGNIGFEADGSTHVTLNDEKISMEEMKTTTPGVEVEMVNDPKDQEIIDKILNQSVDEPTKEDVNLTKIVDEINNTILNDSHTESKPDVLPTTNDDLTQTVIEPKTTHTVHLNKAVDSEDQETTTTTTTTTTEVKTEEQNEQILEPKSKINKPEKEEEETEAVPTADKEDTTTSNDNEVENTDKQEVIVNSNKTTTANAEEKQNEENVKLEVDSIQSFEEWKKKQIQDREEAAVKVTSQSPPRAIRTKKTQVNYASQDCGAKILTQNPEAKHVSAILDENKDMYMLNPCSANIWFVVELCEPIQIRQLQVANLELFSSAPHIFDISISERYPAREWRPLGTFEARNERTVQTFAPPREELMFAKYIKFEMKSHFGKEHFCPLTLIRVLGVSMVEEYEETEDKNNEKSEMGRESGEQKIIKNIHDDDVVNEDGKESGSIEKMFKIMKNAVGTLLGNGGSEQNTTNETNISNETLDEKTNKTEEDDKIDPKWESPVTLVTNKSEVAPPVLRKTPIVTLVETGDGQEVLMEEDFNPHLHSLRFLDKISRDKFTAHLCWFLELIYRVSVMSCIMQPYNNQTSADPSLYAYVLHKKVNQEQQVPPKVTEFKEKSKDFVKIEEVQKAAPLDDAVEPKKIKIFTKNQKI; this is translated from the exons ATGCCTTTAAGATGCTTTTGGATTTTTCTAATTGGAATAATTCTGATCCTTAGTTCAAGCAG ACATCGAGCAGAAAACATTGaaaagaaagaagaagaaacagCAAAAGATGTTCCAATCTCTAATGAGGAACAAActgaaaataatttcaaattagATAAAGAAAATGAATCAGAAACCCCATTAGATTTGAAAATAGAGACTGACAAACAAATAGACGAGAAAAATGTCAAACATGAAAATATTCCAATTATTCCAGACAATACCAATGTCAAATTTGAGAAAAAATCAGAAGaaacagaaaatgaaaacaaagaaaacccCCAAAATACAACCGAATCAGTTGTAGAAACTTCTGATTCTGAAAATTTGACAAAATCTCCTGAAAATGGGAACATTGGTTTTGAAGCTGATGGATCTACACATGTTACATTGAATGATGAGAAGATTTCAATGGAAGAGATGAAAACAACAACCCCTGGTGTTGAGGTGGAGATGGTAAATGATCCTAAAGACCAAGAGATAattgataaaattttaaaccag TCAGTTGATGAACCAACCAAGGAAGACGTCAACTTAACTAAGATTGTGGatgaaataaacaacacaatcTTG AATGATTCCCACACTGAGAGTAAACCTGATGTGCTACCCACCACAAATGATGATCTTACACAAACAGTTATTGAACCTAAAACAACGCATActgttcatttaaataaagctGTTGATTCTGAAGACcaagaaacaacaacaacaacaacaacaacaacaacagaa gTTAAAACTGAAGAACAAAATGAACAAATTCTTGAacctaaaagtaaaataaacaaaccagaaaAAGAAG AAGAAGAAACAGAAGCTGTACCTACTGCTGATAAGGAAGACACCACCACCAGTAATGATAATGAAGTTGAAAACACTGATAAACAAGAAGTTATTGttaattcaaataaaacaacaactgctAATG CTGAAGAGAAACAGAATGAGGAAAATGTTAAACTTGAAGTGGATAGTATTCAGTCGTTTGAAGAAtggaagaaaaaacaaatacaagatCGG GAGGAAGCAGCAGTGAAAGTAACGAGTCAAAGTCCTCCTCGAGCGATAAGAACAAAGAAAACACAAGTTAATTACGCATCCCAAGATTGTGGAGCAAAAATTTTAACTCAAAATCCTGAAGCTAAG CATGTATCAGCAATATTAGATGAGAACAAAGACATGTACATGTTAAACCCATGTTCTGCTAACATATGGTTTGTTGTGGAACTATGTGAACCTATTCAG ATCCGACAACTACAAGTTGCCAACCTTGAGTTATTTTCATCTGCCCCCCATATCTTTGATATTTCTATAAGCGAGCGTTACCCTGCTAGAGAATGGCGCCCTCTGGGGACATTTGAGGCAAGAAACGAACGAACTGTTCAAACTTTCGCTCCACCAAGAGAAGAACTTATGTTTGCCAAGTATATTAAG TTTGAGATGAAGAGTCACTTTGGGAAAGAGCATTTCTGTCCTCTCACCCTCATTCGTGTCCTTGGAGTCTCTATGGTGGAGGAGTATGAGGAAACCGAGGATAAAAATAATGAGAAGAGTGAGATGGGGAGGGAGAGTGGGGAGCAAAAA ATCATTAAAAACATCCATGATGACGATGTTGTTAATGAGGATGGTAAAGAAAGTGGATCGATTGAAAAGATGTTTAAGATTATGAAGAATGCAGTCGGTACGTTGCTAGGCAATGGCGGAAGTGAACAGAATACGACAAACGAAACAAA CATTTCCAATGAAACTTTggatgaaaaaacaaacaaaacagaagAAGATGATAAAATTGATCCGAAATGGGAATCCCCCGTTACCTTAGTAACAAAcaa ATCTGAAGTTGCTCCTCCCGTGCTCCGGAAGACACCCATCGTAACATTAGTGGAGACGGGAGATGGACAAGAGGTTTTGATGGAAGAAGATTTCAATCCTCATCTTCATTCGTTAAGGTTTCTCGATAAAATATCTCGGGATAAATTCACGGCTCATCTATGTTGGTTCCTGGAGCTTATATACAG AGTATCAGTGATGTCATGCATCATGCAACCATACAACAACCAGACATCTGCTGATCCTTCTCTTTATGCATATGTGCTGCATAAGAAAGTCAACCAAGAACAGCAAGTTCCACCCAAAGTGACAGaattcaaagaaaaatcaaaagaTTTCGTGAAAATTGAAGAAGTACAAAAGGCTGCACCACTGGATGATGCTGTTGAGcctaaaaagattaaaatttttacgaaaaatcagaaaatttaa
- the LOC100179144 gene encoding SUN domain-containing ossification factor-like isoform X3, translating into MQQTVFRISMSAAIILLTLCFVVQSVDEPTKEDVNLTKIVDEINNTILNDSHTESKPDVLPTTNDDLTQTVIEPKTTHTVHLNKAVDSEDQETTTTTTTTTTEVKTEEQNEQILEPKSKINKPEKEEEETEAVPTADKEDTTTSNDNEVENTDKQEVIVNSNKTTTANAEEKQNEENVKLEVDSIQSFEEWKKKQIQDREEAAVKVTSQSPPRAIRTKKTQVNYASQDCGAKILTQNPEAKHVSAILDENKDMYMLNPCSANIWFVVELCEPIQIRQLQVANLELFSSAPHIFDISISERYPAREWRPLGTFEARNERTVQTFAPPREELMFAKYIKFEMKSHFGKEHFCPLTLIRVLGVSMVEEYEETEDKNNEKSEMGRESGEQKIIKNIHDDDVVNEDGKESGSIEKMFKIMKNAVGTLLGNGGSEQNTTNETNISNETLDEKTNKTEEDDKIDPKWESPVTLVTNKSEVAPPVLRKTPIVTLVETGDGQEVLMEEDFNPHLHSLRFLDKISRDKFTAHLCWFLELIYRVSVMSCIMQPYNNQTSADPSLYAYVLHKKVNQEQQVPPKVTEFKEKSKDFVKIEEVQKAAPLDDAVEPKKIKIFTKNQKI; encoded by the exons ATGCAACAAACTGTATTCCGAATATCAATGTCCGCAGCTATTATTCTTCTCACCCTTTGCTTTGTAGTACAG TCAGTTGATGAACCAACCAAGGAAGACGTCAACTTAACTAAGATTGTGGatgaaataaacaacacaatcTTG AATGATTCCCACACTGAGAGTAAACCTGATGTGCTACCCACCACAAATGATGATCTTACACAAACAGTTATTGAACCTAAAACAACGCATActgttcatttaaataaagctGTTGATTCTGAAGACcaagaaacaacaacaacaacaacaacaacaacaacagaa gTTAAAACTGAAGAACAAAATGAACAAATTCTTGAacctaaaagtaaaataaacaaaccagaaaAAGAAG AAGAAGAAACAGAAGCTGTACCTACTGCTGATAAGGAAGACACCACCACCAGTAATGATAATGAAGTTGAAAACACTGATAAACAAGAAGTTATTGttaattcaaataaaacaacaactgctAATG CTGAAGAGAAACAGAATGAGGAAAATGTTAAACTTGAAGTGGATAGTATTCAGTCGTTTGAAGAAtggaagaaaaaacaaatacaagatCGG GAGGAAGCAGCAGTGAAAGTAACGAGTCAAAGTCCTCCTCGAGCGATAAGAACAAAGAAAACACAAGTTAATTACGCATCCCAAGATTGTGGAGCAAAAATTTTAACTCAAAATCCTGAAGCTAAG CATGTATCAGCAATATTAGATGAGAACAAAGACATGTACATGTTAAACCCATGTTCTGCTAACATATGGTTTGTTGTGGAACTATGTGAACCTATTCAG ATCCGACAACTACAAGTTGCCAACCTTGAGTTATTTTCATCTGCCCCCCATATCTTTGATATTTCTATAAGCGAGCGTTACCCTGCTAGAGAATGGCGCCCTCTGGGGACATTTGAGGCAAGAAACGAACGAACTGTTCAAACTTTCGCTCCACCAAGAGAAGAACTTATGTTTGCCAAGTATATTAAG TTTGAGATGAAGAGTCACTTTGGGAAAGAGCATTTCTGTCCTCTCACCCTCATTCGTGTCCTTGGAGTCTCTATGGTGGAGGAGTATGAGGAAACCGAGGATAAAAATAATGAGAAGAGTGAGATGGGGAGGGAGAGTGGGGAGCAAAAA ATCATTAAAAACATCCATGATGACGATGTTGTTAATGAGGATGGTAAAGAAAGTGGATCGATTGAAAAGATGTTTAAGATTATGAAGAATGCAGTCGGTACGTTGCTAGGCAATGGCGGAAGTGAACAGAATACGACAAACGAAACAAA CATTTCCAATGAAACTTTggatgaaaaaacaaacaaaacagaagAAGATGATAAAATTGATCCGAAATGGGAATCCCCCGTTACCTTAGTAACAAAcaa ATCTGAAGTTGCTCCTCCCGTGCTCCGGAAGACACCCATCGTAACATTAGTGGAGACGGGAGATGGACAAGAGGTTTTGATGGAAGAAGATTTCAATCCTCATCTTCATTCGTTAAGGTTTCTCGATAAAATATCTCGGGATAAATTCACGGCTCATCTATGTTGGTTCCTGGAGCTTATATACAG AGTATCAGTGATGTCATGCATCATGCAACCATACAACAACCAGACATCTGCTGATCCTTCTCTTTATGCATATGTGCTGCATAAGAAAGTCAACCAAGAACAGCAAGTTCCACCCAAAGTGACAGaattcaaagaaaaatcaaaagaTTTCGTGAAAATTGAAGAAGTACAAAAGGCTGCACCACTGGATGATGCTGTTGAGcctaaaaagattaaaatttttacgaaaaatcagaaaatttaa
- the LOC100176822 gene encoding U4/U6.U5 small nuclear ribonucleoprotein 27 kDa protein, giving the protein MGRSRSRSPRFRDRDRDRDRRRRSRSPRSRRSRSPRRRHRSRSPGRRHRSPPRSSYRDDDRYRKNEGPWKTPLDAQVNLTLGGSLGVKGPKKKKKAVPKPVAMATNPEDMTDEDKFMQQMMGFGGFETTKGKKVKNNDVYALNKKVERKYRQYMNRKGGFNRPLEFMP; this is encoded by the coding sequence ATGGGACGTTCTCGTTCGCGGAGCCCCCGATTTCGGGACCGGGATCGCGATCGTGACCGCAGAAGAAGAAGTCGCTCACCTCGTTCCAGAAGGTCAAGGTCGCCACGAAGACGTCATAGGTCAAGATCCCCTGGTCGACGTCATCGATCACCTCCGAGGTCAAGTTACCGCGACGACGACAGATACAGGAAGAATGAAGGGCCGTGGAAGACTCCTTTAGACGCACAGGTTAATCTAACACTAGGGGGCAGTCTTGGGGTTAAAGGTccgaagaaaaagaagaaggcGGTCCCTAAGCCTGTAGCTATGGCAACTAACCCAGAAGATATGACAGATGAGGATAAGTTTATGCAACAGATGATGGGGTTTGGGGGGTTTGAAACGACAAAAgggaaaaaagttaaaaacaacgaTGTTTACGctttgaataaaaaggtggAAAGAAAGTACAGACAGTACATGAACAGGAAAGGTGGTTTTAATCGACCCCTTGAATTCATGCCTTGA